Proteins from a genomic interval of bacterium:
- a CDS encoding RluA family pseudouridine synthase, giving the protein MGGQTHLTVPESLDGARFDLILARLAGVSRARARRMIESGRAGLTSTGPDSGNRPPARLGAGDGLWFVPPETPALQPHPVELDVRYEDRYLAVIGKPSGMVTHPGPGHGEATLVSALLHRWPEVEGVGEYPRWGIVHRLDMDTSGAILIARHPLAHRRLTEAIAAREVRRRYLTLTHGGFAVASGTIDAPIDRRRARSFVGPGGKPAVTHYRWLATWDRPLLSLLEVTLETGRTHQIRVHLGSIDRPVVGDKVYGRPARAGVDPGRVWLHAHRLGLVHPVTRQNLDVEAPLPADLRSSLEALGRPSGGEAPRE; this is encoded by the coding sequence ATGGGCGGCCAGACGCATCTGACCGTCCCGGAATCGCTGGACGGCGCCCGTTTCGACCTGATCCTGGCCCGCCTGGCCGGGGTGAGCAGGGCGAGGGCCCGGCGGATGATCGAGTCCGGCCGGGCCGGGCTGACATCAACCGGGCCGGACAGCGGGAACCGGCCCCCCGCCCGGCTCGGCGCCGGTGACGGCCTCTGGTTCGTGCCTCCCGAGACGCCCGCATTACAGCCGCATCCGGTCGAGCTCGACGTCCGCTACGAGGACCGCTACCTGGCCGTGATCGGCAAGCCCTCGGGGATGGTCACCCATCCGGGACCCGGTCACGGCGAGGCGACGCTGGTTTCGGCGCTGCTCCATCGGTGGCCGGAGGTCGAGGGGGTGGGCGAGTACCCGCGGTGGGGGATCGTCCACCGCCTCGACATGGACACCTCGGGGGCGATCCTCATCGCGCGGCATCCGCTTGCCCATCGTCGCCTGACCGAGGCGATCGCGGCCAGGGAAGTGCGCCGCCGCTACCTCACCCTCACCCACGGCGGCTTCGCGGTCGCCTCCGGGACGATCGACGCGCCGATCGATCGGCGGCGGGCGAGAAGTTTCGTGGGACCCGGCGGAAAACCCGCCGTCACCCACTACCGGTGGCTGGCCACGTGGGATCGTCCCCTGCTGAGCCTGCTGGAGGTGACTCTCGAGACCGGGCGTACACACCAGATCCGGGTGCATCTGGGCTCGATCGATCGGCCGGTGGTGGGGGATAAGGTCTACGGCCGGCCCGCCAGGGCCGGAGTGGATCCGGGCCGGGTCTGGCTCCATGCCCACCGGCTGGGTCTCGTACATCCGGTCACCCGCCAGAACCTCGACGTCGAGGCGCCGCTTCCGGCCGACCTCCGGTCGAGCCTCGAAGCCCTCGGCAGGCCGTCCGGCGGAGAGGCGCCGCGGGAATAA